TTAGGATTTGCGTTTTTCCCTATTGGGAGTTTGTGTTACCTGGTAAAAGCTTATTTTAATTATGAGAACAACCATTCATCTGCCCATTTTGCCAGATGTTCGATCCATTCAGGGTGGTCGTTAATCGATGGGATGAAAGTAAAGCTTTCTCCTCCAATTTCCATGAATTTTTCCCTAAGTTCAATATCTATATCGTAAAGGGTTTCAATATTGTCGATAATAGTAGATGGAGAGATAAGCGTAATGTTTTTTGTCCCTTTAGATATCAGATCTTTAAGTGTGTCGATTGTGTTTGGTGTCAGGTAACTTCCTTTGCCTAGTTTTGCCGGTAAAAAGGATAAGCTGTGGTCTATATTCAGGTCATTTATCCTATCCATTAACAAGTCGGTAGTAGTTTTTACCTGATAACAATAATTTACCTGTTTGTTCTCTTCCTCAATGTCGGCCAAACCTTCAAAACTACATTTACTACCGGAAATATGCTCTTCTTTTACACCCCTGTATACAAAGTGCAAATGTTCGATCTTGTTTATTGTATTTTGATCCCGAACCATCATTTCCAATGGTTTTATATAGTCTTTATGTTCATAGAAAGGCGGAATAATATGAAGTTCTACTTCGGGAAAATCTCTTCCGGCTATTTCAAAAGTTTTTAGAATAGAAGTATCGTATGTCATTGGCAGATAGTTCGGAAAAAGCGGGATGATCAATATTTTTTCTATCGAACTTTCTTTAATTTCTTTCAGTGTATCTGAAATTGATGGTTCACCATATCTGTTTGCCAGGAATACAGGTGCTTTCGCATCAAGCTCTAAGTCTTTTCTGATTTTTTCTGCTGCTATATGGGTGGCAATTCCATCCTGAAAGTTGATTTTTTCAAACTGCCATTTTCTTTCCTCAATTAGTTTTGGAAGGAACAGTTTATTTCTCTTAATGGCTTTTAACCAGGAATCATTAGTACTCACTTTTGAGTCGTTGAAATACTCGTTATAGTACTTGTTTATTGATGGTAATTCAGCATTTTTCGGGGCTCCTTCACCTAAAAGTAAAATCCCTTTTTTTGAAGCTTCAATCAT
This DNA window, taken from Bacteroidota bacterium, encodes the following:
- the hemH gene encoding ferrochelatase — encoded protein: MIEASKKGILLLGEGAPKNAELPSINKYYNEYFNDSKVSTNDSWLKAIKRNKLFLPKLIEERKWQFEKINFQDGIATHIAAEKIRKDLELDAKAPVFLANRYGEPSISDTLKEIKESSIEKILIIPLFPNYLPMTYDTSILKTFEIAGRDFPEVELHIIPPFYEHKDYIKPLEMMVRDQNTINKIEHLHFVYRGVKEEHISGSKCSFEGLADIEEENKQVNYCYQVKTTTDLLMDRINDLNIDHSLSFLPAKLGKGSYLTPNTIDTLKDLISKGTKNITLISPSTIIDNIETLYDIDIELREKFMEIGGESFTFIPSINDHPEWIEHLAKWADEWLFS